A single region of the Brachypodium distachyon strain Bd21 chromosome 3, Brachypodium_distachyon_v3.0, whole genome shotgun sequence genome encodes:
- the LOC100840646 gene encoding proton extrusion protein PcxA isoform X2 produces MNLMSCPVVSYSGVTVWLAVEESIRHRRVCTCKMFDVCSQQRRRARHLVGFAKKRRRRSKRQQPWWKEWFSDWNDEEYNLAGLREDNELFQEVVNDEDLLENEKFEMWKSKAEAIVELREAQMDAENAEGRSWEDWIGWSSTTGGGDWGGAGSLSDQISDDPTEIVRDKGIIETFKNSIDEDYNDMLFEDQVFIYASTNSAKFLALLIVVPWVLDFLVHDYVMMPFLDRYVEKVPLAAEILDVRRSQKLQMIKDLNIEKARFRFEVEIGKSPPLSDEEFWSELREKAVELRDEWRLENRQAFANIWSDMVYGVTLFLIMYFNQSKVAMLKFTGYKLLNNISDSGKAFLIILVSDILLGCPITGTIQRQVGIRW; encoded by the exons ATGAACTTAATGAGCTGTCCCGTGGTCAGCTATAGCGGTGTTACAGTCTGGCTCGCTGTAGAAGAGAGCATTCGACATCGGAGGGTTTGCACATGCAAGATGTTTGATGTTTGTTCccagcagaggaggagggcaaGGCACCTGGTGGGTTTTgccaagaagaggaggaggcgttccAAGAGGCAGCAGCCTTGGTGGAAGGAGTGGTTCTCGGATTGGAACGATGAGGAATACAACTTGGCTGGGTTGAGGGAGGACAATGAATTGTTCCAGGAGGTTGTTAATGATGAAGACCTGTTGGAGAATGAGAAGTTTGAGATGTGGAAGAGTAAGGCCGAGGCAATTGTCGAGCTCCGGGAAGCCCAGATGGATGCTGAGAATGCGGAAGGGCGTTCTTGGGAGGATTGGATCGGTTGGAGCAGCACCACAGGAGGTGGTGATTGGGGTGGGGCTGGGAGCTTGTCGGACCAGATAAGTGATGATCCGACAGAGATAGTGAGAGATAAAGGCATCATTGAAACTTTTAAGAACTCCATTGATGAAGATTACAATGACATGCTGTTTGAGGACCAGGTTTTCATATACGCTTCTACAAACTCG GCCAAATTTCTAGCATTGCTGATTGTGGTTCCGTGGGTGTTGGATTTTCTAGTACACGACTATGTTATGATGCCATTTCTAGACAG GTATGTCGAGAAGGTGCCACTTGCCGCTGAAATCCTTGACGTAAGACGCAGCCAGAAGCTTCAGATGATAAAGGACCTAAATATTGAGAAAGCACGATTCCGTTTTGAAGTAGAGATTGGTAAATCTCCTCCACTTTCTGATGAGGAGTTCTGGTCAGAGTTGCGGGAAAAAGC GGTAGAGTTGAGGGATGAATGGAGATTAGAAAACCGACAAGCATTTGCAAATATCTGGTCTGATATGGTTTACGGGGTCACCCTATTCCTTATTATGTACTTTAACCAGAGTAAA GTTGCAATGCTGAAGTTCACTGGGTATAAGTTGCTAAACAATATCTCGGACAGTGGCAAGGCCTTTCTTATCATTCTAGTGTCAGATATACTTCTGGG CTGCCCTATCACAGGTACCATTCAGAGGCAGGTTGGCATTCGTTGGTAG
- the LOC100841450 gene encoding glucan endo-1,3-beta-glucosidase 6, producing MAAAAVSLLLMLLPALCMMPWPAAAVGVNWGTQLSHPLAASTMVQLLKDNGFDKVKLFDAEEEALAALRGSGIQVMVGIPNDMLAGLAASGKAAEDWVAANVSKHVSDGVDIRLVTVGNEPFLETFNGTYLNTTFPAMQSVQVALAKAGLSNRVKVTVALNADVYQSASGKPSNGDFRADILGLMLSIVSFLASNGAPFVANVYPFISLYADANFPLDYAFFQGSSSPVVDDNGVTYQNTFDASHDTLAAALSRNGFGNVSIVVGEVGWPTDGDANANLQLARQFNQGLLTRIASGKGTPLRPGSAIDAYLFSLVDEDQKSIQPGNFERHWGLFYYDGKPKYPLTLRGDGDGSFLLPARGVAYLSRRWCVLKPDADLADQKVGDSVSYACGNADCTSLGYKTSCAGLDARGNVSYAFNSYYQHDDQDDRACDFDGLATTTTVDPSAGTCRFIVEIAPTSAAAAPARDVAGRVAFLLVSFLLLCVL from the exons atggctgcggcggcagtgtcactgctgctgatgctgttGCCGGCGTTGTGCATGatgccatggccggcggcggcggtgggcgtgAACTGGGGCACGCAGCTGAGCCACCCGCTGGCGGCGAGCACGATGGTGCAGCTGCTCAAGGACAACGGATTCGACAAGGTGAAGCTGTTCGACGCCGAGGAAGAAGCTCTGGCGGCGCTCAGAGGGTCCGGCATCCAGGTCATGGTCGGCATCCCCAATGACATGCTGGccggcctcgccgccagcggcaaggccgccgaggactGGGTAGCCGCCAACGTCTCCAAGCACGTCAGCGACGGCGTCGACATAAG GTTGGTGACCGTGGGGAATGAGCCGTTCCTGGAGACATTCAACGGGACGTACCTGAACACGACGTTCCCGGCGATGCAGAGCGTCCAGGTGGCGCTGGCCAAGGCCGGCCTGAGCAACCGGGTCAAGGTGACTGTGGCGCTGAACGCCGACGTGTACCAGTCGGCGTCGGGGAAGCCGTCCAACGGCGACTTCCGCGCCGACATCCTCGGCCTCATGCTCTCCATCGTCTCCTTCCTCGCGTCCAACGGCGCGCCCTTCGTCGCCAACGTGTACCCCTTCATCAGCCTCTATGCCGACGCCAACTTTCCCCTCGACTACGCCTTCTTCCAgggctcgtcgtcgccggtggTCGACGACAACGGCGTCACGTACCAGAACACCTTCGACGCGAGCCACGAcacgctggcggcggcgctgagcCGGAACGGGTTTGGCAATGTCTCCATTGTCGTCGGCGAGGTCGGTTGGCCGACTGACGGGGACGCCAACGCCAACCTTCAGCTCGCGCGGCAGTTCAACCAGGGGCTGCTCACCCGCATCGCCTCCGGCAAGGGCACGCCGCTCCGGCCGGGCTCCGCCATTGATGCCTACCTCTTCAGCCTTGTAGACGAGGACCAGAAGAGCATCCAGCCGGGGAACTTCGAGCGCCATTGGGGCCTCTTCTACTACGACGGCAAGCCCAAGTACCCGCTCACCTTGCgcggcgatggcgacggcTCGTTCCTCTTGCCGGCGAGGGGCGTGGCATACCTGAGCAGACGGTGGTGCGTGCTGAAGCCcgacgccgacctcgccgaccAGAAGGTCGGCGACAGTGTGAGCTACGCCTGCGGCAACGCCGACTGCACCAGCCTCGGGTACAAGACCTCCTGCGCAGGGCTCGACGCCAGGGGCAATGTCTCCTACGCCTTCAACAGCTACTACCAGCACGACGACCAGGACGACCGGGCATGCGACTTCGACGGcctcgccaccaccaccaccgtcgACCCCTCCGCCGGGACGTGCCGCTTCATCGTCGAGATCGCCCCtaccagcgccgccgccgctccggcgAGGGACGTTGCAGGCAGGGTGGCCTTCCTGCTCGTCTCATTCTTGTTGCTGTGCGTGCTCTGA
- the LOC100840646 gene encoding chloroplast envelope membrane protein isoform X1, whose translation MNLMSCPVVSYSGVTVWLAVEESIRHRRVCTCKMFDVCSQQRRRARHLVGFAKKRRRRSKRQQPWWKEWFSDWNDEEYNLAGLREDNELFQEVVNDEDLLENEKFEMWKSKAEAIVELREAQMDAENAEGRSWEDWIGWSSTTGGGDWGGAGSLSDQISDDPTEIVRDKGIIETFKNSIDEDYNDMLFEDQVFIYASTNSAKFLALLIVVPWVLDFLVHDYVMMPFLDRYVEKVPLAAEILDVRRSQKLQMIKDLNIEKARFRFEVEIGKSPPLSDEEFWSELREKAVELRDEWRLENRQAFANIWSDMVYGVTLFLIMYFNQSKVAMLKFTGYKLLNNISDSGKAFLIILVSDILLGYHSEAGWHSLVEIILEHYGLETDQAAVTFFVCLVPVALDVFIKFWVYKYLPRLSPSVGNILDEIRRH comes from the exons ATGAACTTAATGAGCTGTCCCGTGGTCAGCTATAGCGGTGTTACAGTCTGGCTCGCTGTAGAAGAGAGCATTCGACATCGGAGGGTTTGCACATGCAAGATGTTTGATGTTTGTTCccagcagaggaggagggcaaGGCACCTGGTGGGTTTTgccaagaagaggaggaggcgttccAAGAGGCAGCAGCCTTGGTGGAAGGAGTGGTTCTCGGATTGGAACGATGAGGAATACAACTTGGCTGGGTTGAGGGAGGACAATGAATTGTTCCAGGAGGTTGTTAATGATGAAGACCTGTTGGAGAATGAGAAGTTTGAGATGTGGAAGAGTAAGGCCGAGGCAATTGTCGAGCTCCGGGAAGCCCAGATGGATGCTGAGAATGCGGAAGGGCGTTCTTGGGAGGATTGGATCGGTTGGAGCAGCACCACAGGAGGTGGTGATTGGGGTGGGGCTGGGAGCTTGTCGGACCAGATAAGTGATGATCCGACAGAGATAGTGAGAGATAAAGGCATCATTGAAACTTTTAAGAACTCCATTGATGAAGATTACAATGACATGCTGTTTGAGGACCAGGTTTTCATATACGCTTCTACAAACTCG GCCAAATTTCTAGCATTGCTGATTGTGGTTCCGTGGGTGTTGGATTTTCTAGTACACGACTATGTTATGATGCCATTTCTAGACAG GTATGTCGAGAAGGTGCCACTTGCCGCTGAAATCCTTGACGTAAGACGCAGCCAGAAGCTTCAGATGATAAAGGACCTAAATATTGAGAAAGCACGATTCCGTTTTGAAGTAGAGATTGGTAAATCTCCTCCACTTTCTGATGAGGAGTTCTGGTCAGAGTTGCGGGAAAAAGC GGTAGAGTTGAGGGATGAATGGAGATTAGAAAACCGACAAGCATTTGCAAATATCTGGTCTGATATGGTTTACGGGGTCACCCTATTCCTTATTATGTACTTTAACCAGAGTAAA GTTGCAATGCTGAAGTTCACTGGGTATAAGTTGCTAAACAATATCTCGGACAGTGGCAAGGCCTTTCTTATCATTCTAGTGTCAGATATACTTCTGGG GTACCATTCAGAGGCAGGTTGGCATTCGTTGGTAGAAATCATTCTTGAGCACTATGGGCTTGAAACCGATCAAGCTGCAGTCACCTTTTTCGTTTGTCTGGTTCCAGTCGCACTGGATGTATTTATAAAGTTTTGG GTATACAAATACCTTCCAAGATTATCACCTAGTGTGGGCAACATCTTGGATGAAATAAGGCGTCACTAG